The following proteins are encoded in a genomic region of Nomascus leucogenys isolate Asia chromosome 17, Asia_NLE_v1, whole genome shotgun sequence:
- the CCL24 gene encoding C-C motif chemokine 24 encodes MAGLMTIVTSLLFLGVCAHHIIPTGSVVLPPSCCMFFMSKRIPENRVVSYQLSNRSTCLKAGVIFTTKKGQQFCGDPKQEWVQRYMKNLDAKQKKASPRARAVLSRALSRDILATKPPCNHCPALQP; translated from the exons ATGGCAGGCCTGATGACCATCGTAACCAGCCTTCTGTTCCTTGGTGTCTGTGCCCACCACATCATCCCTACGG GCTCTGTGGTCCTCCCCCCTTCCTGCTGCATGTTCTTTATGTCCAAGAGAATTCCTGAGAACCGAGTGGTCAGCTACCAGCTGTCCAACAGGAGCACGTGCCTCAAGGCAGGAGTGAT CTTCACCACCAAGAAGGGCCAGCAGTTCTGTGGCGACCCCAAGCAGGAGTGGGTCCAGAGGTACATGAAGAACCTGGACGCCAAGCAGAAGAAGGCTTCCCCTAGGGCCAGGGCAGTGCTGTCAAGGGCCCTGTCCAGAGATATCCTGGCAACCAAACCACCCTGTAATCACTGCCCGGCCCTCCAGCCCTGA